CGAATTCAAATTTCCATTGTTAGACACCTAGAGAGAGACGTGTATGTGTATGCTTACTTCCAGGAAAACATTCATATGTACTTGTCATGGAAAGAACACTGCAATGGAAAGACCATTCAAATAGTACACTTTTTTCATTCACTTCTTAATTAGAACTTCATGCAATGATCTTCAGAACACACTAAAATGCTTACTTCAGAGCAcactaaaatgaaaataaaaagcgAAAACACAGGCAACCAGTTACATCAACACAGAAGTACACTCTCGAGCGAGAGGTCAGAGACTAGTTACAGATTTCACGAGAAATGCCTAAGCGAGAATTAGTAAGGTCGAAAAGAATCCTGAAATTCTGCTGTTGCAAATTAGCTATGACATTCAACACTGAATATGCATTACTTGAAGCTGCAGCCATAGCTAAACAAGCTAATGAGCCAGAACTACTATGAATCAGTGTGTTCTCAGTTGGCAACTTCAAATCCATGTCTGTAAAATGAAGTGTTATAAGTGGAAACTGATCTTCATTTGTAGCCAGAAAACAAGTATCAAAAGCACCCAAAGATGATATGTCTTTACCAACTTGTTTCCTGAACTCATCCCTAAGTGCAGTGTAAAGAGGTGCCTTAAACCGAGTAATAACTGTACCCGAGTCAATTATAGTTCCAGCACCGGTggtagtatcaaaatctaaaagaCCTGGGGCAACGGGAACCAAAACCTTACCAACGGAAATACCAGTGAGGTTGACATAGTATAATGATGGTCTGTGAGGATTGCGAAGAAGCGGAGTGGTTCTCATGTTCTTTGGTTGACCTGGCGGTCCGAGTTTGAGTGAACCAGAGAAGTAGTAGGATTTGAAACTAGGTAGACAGTAGGAGAACACCCCTGACTGTGATTGTGAGATGAGCGACATGGAACCCCGACCTAGACCCAAGAGTCCCTGTGGGGGCACGGAGTGACCTGAGACAGAGTTGATgcaaccaaaagataaattcgaTAGAACACCAACCCCTCCAAGATTAAGAGAGTCTTGAGAGAGAGTAGCTGAGAATGATGAATCAACACTACCATAGGTTTGGTTGAATTGGCAGGGGCTGGATTCAGCAGTTGGGCATGAGAGACCTCGAACTTGGGTGCATTGGGTTGTCTTGCAGTCCAGTGATCCAAAGGAGGTGGACACAGAAGAGTTAAAAACCGTGGAAGAGCAACCTGTGCACCCAGAACAGGGTACCCAAACTGCATCATTGCTAGTATCCATGACCATGTACATGAGTTGACCAGGTGTGCCAAGTTTAGCTCGAACAATGTAGTTCCCTATGTTTAGAACTTGTCCGGATGCAATGGGAGCTGCTGTTACTGTTTTCTGAGTTAGCAAGTAATTGACTCGGTTTGGATCTTTTTCTGCCATTTTTAGGACAGTATCCAGCCATGACTCGTGTTTGGGTGGTGAGAATGGTGAACATTTGCCGTACATATGAAGGACTGAGAGTTCTAAGTCGTCAGATGACGACTCTGAAGTTTTGCATGATTCAAAAGCATGAGTGGCTGAGAGAAGAAAGGATATGAGAAGGAATGCAGTAATAGGTAAAGCCATGACTCAGTAGTGAACTGCTGAATGAATTGGGATAAGAACTTACAAATTCAGCAATGAAACGTGAAAGCTTTATAGAGAAGGGAGTTGGTGATTTGTTTTACCAATATGCCCTTTCTTGTTATAATTTGTCCATTGAGTGCATGTGACCCCTTGCTAGTCACGAGGTGTCCTAACTCCCAAGTTCTCTCACACATGATGGGTCCTAGCCCTGGAGATATTGACTCTCAGCTCAAAAGCCTCGTGTTAAGGGCTAACCCACTTGCAAAAGACAGTTATTGCCCTCAAAGCTGAAAAATACGAGTGATTTTCTTCATAGCTGTTGTCAATAGGTGTCATTTTATCTCAACTTTTCGATAACAAAGACGTGACCAACATCCCTCTCTCTAGATGTCAAGACAAGACTCTATCCTCCCTATCACGGGCCTGCTCATAGAGTTCAGGCCATTGATGTAACGTCCATTCAGCATGGTAAGACAAAGCATAATAATTGCATATATCATATCCCATTTCATCGCTCAAGTGGGTTGGGATTGATGAGAAATTTTTGTACCTAACAGGCAATTATTGTGCAGTCAGTACTACTCCCCCAGCCCATCCAGATCAGAGTTCAAAACCTGACAAAAACATATTCCATGTCCGTGAATGTACTTTGTTCTATTAGGCTATATGCAACACATGCACTGGTCAGCAGTACTGCTACAGCAAATGATTCAGACTCTTTGCTCATTAAATAATGGAAAATAACTACCCTCACAAAGAGATCTGTAAATAATAAATTTCTTTCGTAAACTTACTATGTTTCTGGGTCTGTTCTTCTTCCGCAATCTCACTCAGATTTATGAAgtttcatcaaattaaataattataaaGGGTTTCACTCTTCATCCATGAACATGTTTATCCAAGAACTGCATGAAGTTTGTGTTTTCTTTATGATATCTGTCAAGGCCCTCAAGGGTTTAAAAACGTAGTAATTTATGTAGAGCATGGTTTTATTAGATTTTATAAAAACGAAGACTGAGAGCTGACCTCCAAGAACAAAGTCTCAATAAAGTATTTTATGTATCGAAGGAGATAGATTACATTGCACACCAAAGCAAGCAGGAGAAGTGCCAGGGATTATACATTTATCTTATTCATATGATTATACATTTATCTGGGAACACTTTTAAATGATACAACAAACAACATTCAAGGCATATACAACTAACCACAACAGGAGAAGTGCTTTGAGCAGTTCATAATAGGCCATACCAAGGAATGTGGCGTGGAACTTATGGTTATACTGACCGCTAAATAACCAATATTGCCAGGGATTGGAAACTGCTGATGCTCAGTTGCTCAGACTTCCCGAGAAACAATGCTGTTTTTAAAATCCATTAAAAAAATTCCGAATATAGATATAGAGGCCAACCATAACTTTAGTAAAAACATCTCCTAGGACTTGAGAAGTTTTCTAATGATTTAACATGCTATTCAATGTACTTCCTGTTTTTGCACACTATGCATACTAGTTGACATTACCACTCACTAACAATAAGAGAGAACTGTGTGCAAGAACTAAAAACAGGAATCATGTGAAAGCAACTACATGAATTGATGCAAAAACCATTACTAGAATTCTTTGCAGGAGTGTAAGATACATACCTAGAACATCATGGAAAGTTCTTGACAACAATGACAGGGCATTGTGCATTGTTTGTGCAGTAATTGCTTACACTTCCCAAAAACATCCTGTTGCATAAATTGATAATTGTTAAATTTGTACGTAGTATATTATTGAAACTCTAATGGATGCTAAGTATTCTAATACAGGTTAGTTCTTTCTACATACAAACTAGTTTTCTCAGCAATGCCTCCTCCATATTCATGCAGTGAATTTGTCAATCGAATCGAAAGAATCAGAAGCTTGAAAGCAAAAGCAGTTAAGTAAGACGCCAAAATATGGACTTCCACAGATTCTGGCAAACCGCAAAGCATGATAACTCAAAAGCCTATCCTATATGCACGATCATATCTGACAGCTCAGCATCTATTAGATTCAGCCCTTCTAGTTACACATAGTAACCCTCAACTAAAACAGTGAGATGAGCTGATACAAACTCTTTTAACTCAAAATGCGTAGTGATTGGTCTATACAAATGCTTAGAAATGGGAATAAGATATTTAATATGTGAATCAGTCAGCAATACATCTCTAAGCTAATACTGTAAGCAAGCTATTAGCAGTCATTTCCGGAAAGCTCCTCAAttccaaaaatcattcaaacttaACTACTTTGGCCAGTCAACAAGGGAACCAACTCAAGCCGTTCTAGAAGAAATGATGACTTCGTTAAGAACAAACTGTTGTGGTAGTTTATCGTACATCATGAAAGCCTCCGTTTATATTAAATCAAGAGgaatttcttgtttttcttgtttatcCGGCAAATTAGtactaaaagaaagaaaaatatcaaCGAAGGCGTCGAAGGGCTTATTTAAGAACCAATTCATAATGGTGCTGCCAACTCTAAACACACTCAACCGTGCAATTTATACCTCATCTGGATTAATCctagaaccaacctaatttaaGTGATATATAAACTCTCAAGCAAGCAGAGCTTGTGAGGCAAGTGAACTAGCACTGCACAGTATCATCCCTTGTAGCCTTAACTGGCCAGCACTGGTTGAAACACTCTTCCAAACATGTTGCAGATAGAAATTTTGAAACTCGTTTAAGCTATGAATGTTGCCATGTTTTTGACATTGATATAAGCCGATGATGCTAACTAAGAAGAACATTTACCTTTTAATAGGGCCAAAAGGGCGACAACCCATCACAAGCAAATCCACATGTTGATTTTCAGCAACATCACAAATCACCTGCTTTGGATCACCCACAACTACTTGTGTTTTATGCTTAACCTAGGTTTTCAACACACAGACTTATAATCAATGAATTAGGCAATCAAATacagcaacaacaaaaacagtagctcccaaaatcaaatttcaacactGATCATACCCCCTTCTCAGTACAAATTTCTATAGCGTGAGATATAATTGCATCACTAATTCTTCTCTGATGTGCTTCAACAGCTTGAGCAAAAGCAGGAACTTCATAATTACCTAAAATTTTGATTATTTTAAACAGACAACAGAAAATTATTAGTAAAAGATAACCAAAAAGGGATTAAATCAAGAAATTGGATTGTGCTACTGATGATGATATACTAACCAGGTCCACCGAAAGGGATTGAACCAGGATTAAGACCAGTGATGATATTAGGCGGAGACTGAACGTGAAGGATCAAGAAAAAACCTTCTTCTTGTACTTGTGattcagaagaagtagaagaaggacGTAATTTGAGATTAGTAATTGCCCATTTTAATGCATTCATACTTTCTTCACTTCCATCTACTGTTACCAAAACACAACCCAGATTTCCAGTAGCCATGGATAGTGATTTATCAGCAAAGACTTACCGGATCAGAAGATTATATTTTGATTCTCCAGAGGTAGATCTTTCTGTAGATTTTAAGGTTTGGAGTTTGACTTTGGAGTTCGGACTGAGACTAATGTTTTACTGCGCGACATTTTTACGTGGAACTTTTATGGTGGCAGTTTGTATTCTGTGGACAGTTATGGAAGGCCCAGTAGAGAGCAAGTCAACTGGACAATAGCATCATTTCTAAGTTGGGCCACGAAATACCAAAATCTCAATTGTGAAAACTAGAACATTAATGGGAGAGCAAAAgaactatgattttaggcataccaaaaactttcaaggcatacaaaatagttttccatcctaggtgaccttataaggggtgtttattgagtagttcaattacctatatacccttgaacctaaaatcaaaaaataaactatcctaaacatctcttcttcttcctccagctaaaccaccttccttttctctcggattattttttttcatcactgtaattaattatcgattcgtgaaatttcgatcatcggttaaattgaactatataatagatcgtacaaagaaaaaaggaaacgtcaggtgttctaaatcctcttccaatccatgaattaaagaagaagaatcaattgaagatgaaggtataaaaactataattgaaccaaaaattgaatcggaaattcaaccatttgaaactacaaatactgaaatgaggataagaaggtattccctacaaacccaatcttttatttgttgtttttcatggattgaatgggttaaattgctaaaaacttagggtttttgacgattacagtagcgggttcggctgataattgagttgagttttgagccgaactgttcttgaaattttaccctgaaagtgtctatgaacagttcggctaaaccgtaaatgtcaatttttagccgaaccccaaaatgtgtattgaatacgtcccagaacagtgtcaggttcggctaataccttgcaaaccttcccggccgaacctgagaagtgaaatttaccccaggtagttatcaggttcggctgactcgattagatcactttcaagccgaacctctctctgtaaacacttcgaagatattgatttgcaggctctaggttcggctagctcgtgttgttgagttatcagccgaaccttctctttgcacactcaagtttttcgatcttgttttggccataactttttcgtccgatgtcggaatgacctcattctttttgcgttgtgtttttattttcattctcttgaagttgaagataagatctaattgattttaatgagtttaatatggacTTTGGTATCCAATATTCTTATCCAACGTTGAAGATAAGATTtaattcattatccaatattgatcttctttgttcatggacttattcttgaggttgaaaacgatcttgaaagggcaatttcttttcttcgtcttcgtcctattctttctcccggtcttcccaacgtatacagtaccctttttaaccttgctagcgccggttccactacgctcacaaatcatttcaaaccgatcccatcggctttgttgtcctttaactagtacacaatttatcttcatcgcgtgttcctcaagccaatccagaacttctggtttagttttccatatctacgttcattccaaaacaagtaatttgtaagaaaaactttggaatattccgacaacattaaggtaaacaaaaggttcttacataccaaatcattttggaagtgatcctttggtatcctcgtgaattatgtctactggatcaggttgattttccatgggtccaagcacgatctacaaagaatatcacaaggttaaacactagaaagggaatataataacaaggttcggcgcattcgataatcacattatgtgccgaactataaacatttacaggtttcggcttatacgatatcctcaatatgtgccgaaccacgaacaatattttaacccaaaaattaacaaattcatattcggctcagacgataatcatattatgtgtcgaaccttgaacataagaggtttcggctgatacgatattctccatatgtgtcgAACTAGTAACagtatttcaacccagaaattaaaaaattatgttcggcacaatGATTCTATtctgggctattcaggatgttgttcggcttactattaaactttcatataagccgaactagtgtctagcaaaagggttggaatcggaaattataggttcggcgcatgcagtaaacagattcagtaagacgaaccgttcatcaattggtagattcggctcatagatgtgagccgaacctcaacctgtttcgccgaaccatgattcaaaaaaccaaacttttgataattgagagctatagaagtgagattaagtataggatataagtgtacctgtgtattacaagcattgggttccttatcaatgtcttcatcatcatgatttggctcataaaaatcatcatcttgagtttgtgtttgagtttgagcttgagtttgagtgggtgtaaaatcattctcataatctaagaaatcagccatttctggatcattgttgtagttgatatgatttttcctaggttttttagatgaatgatgaccctcctcatcctccattgaatcaagaattagaattttctcactttctccttctctttctctccttcttaaccaaaccaaaactttgatttttttttcctcaaatttttcacctaaacaactcttataattctgaaaattattttaatcactaaacaaaatatttaatcactaatcaagattattaacactaatacataaagggcagatttgtcattaaaaaaatttgggttaaggggttatctgattttgctatttcacaaccttttttgtcttcattcagtatgccttggaagattttggtatgcccaatattatggttcgaGCAAAAATCACAACTATTTAAAGGCGGGTACCAATTAAAAGATTTTAATCGGAGTGGGAGAACAAAAATCACACGATTATTTTAGGCGGTACTAGGATTGCTAGGACGAATACCAATTCAGAGATCCCATGTATGGAGAGTTTTGTTTTATATGAGTTGGTTCCCTCCCTAGCAATCCTGGTAACCGCCTTTAATAATTATGAGAAATCACTCGATATATatgacctttttttttatattcagaAATAGAATCAGCAAAACGGAAACAAAAATCGAAAAAACTAAGTGGAAATAAAACTAGCTCTCAGCTAGTTGATCAAAGAAGGAAGGAGGTGTTGCAGAACTCCACCAAAGATGAGTATTTTGGCGTATAGAATACTTTGCGAGATTATGTGCTAAATTATTAGCATCTCGTTCAAAGTGGGAGAATGAAGATGAACTGAACTGCTGCAAGCGAGCTAGAATTTCCTCGATTAGACGTCGAATCCTCTAAGGAATAACTGATGTTTCATGGATCAAAATGTTTATCAGTTGAAGGCAATCCCCCTCGACTACAGTCCTCTCAAACTGCATTCTCTCCGCCAGTTTAAGAGCCAGGAGAGCGCTTTGGGTTTCAGCCATGAGAGGATCAAATCTTGCCTCCTATTTTTTTGCAACTAGAGAAGCACATGACTTGGATTCCTTAACAGCAGCGTCGAAGTTTAATTTCACTATTTCTGGAGGAGAAGGAGACCATTGAGGAATTAGAGAAGTTGTCACCGCCATCTCAACCTGTGTTTGGTGTTCAAGATAGTATTAGTCCCTAAATAACATGTTGGATTCGAACAACACTTGTTGAATAGGTACAGTCTTATTCTCAAATACTTTCATATACGCGACTTCCAAATCCCCCGTAAAACATTCGCTCCCAAGCAGAAAGTCATAAGTCTGTCCTTCATTAGTAGCCATCCAGCGATAATATCCTTGATAGACAAATTGGTCAAATATTTAGATCTAATTCCCAAAGGCGAAGCAAAAAGCATAGCCTGGTCTGTGACAAATTGGTCAAATATTTAGATCTAATTCCCAAAGGCGAAGCAAAAAGCATAGCCTGGTCTGTGACACTGAAGTAGTAAGTGATCtaaactttcttcttctcctaggCAAAACCAACAATTTGGGTCCACTTGCCCAATGAATCTATTGATGTGTTTTCTGCATGCAATACCTTTGTGCAGTATATGCCATATGAAGGCGTGGACTCTAGGAGCTATACATTTCACCTTCCAAAAATATTTCCAGGGAAAACTACTCGATATTACTCGTAGAAGCCTGACCTTGCTCATCATCTATCAATTTTTGAAATGACTTCAGAGAAAACTTACCAATTGGATCTAGTCTCCAAACCAATTTATCCAACTGGGAGTAACATGTTATATGAATAGCAAGAATTGCATAAGTAGTGGTGGCACAAAATAACGATGAAAAAAGGTCATAATCCCAGCTTAAGGCTCCACTACTActagggttgttcatggtcggttttggttcggtttctagccaaaccaaaaccgaaaccaatactattggtttctaaaaatctaaaccaaaccaatccattaaccattgattcggtttctaaatggtttcggtttgtcccagtgatttttggttaaccaataattatgtcaaacaaaaaaaaaatacacaaatttacagataaaaaaatcgtagttgccgatagtattggtttacccaaatttacagacaaaaaaaaaaaacaagaatagttaaaacttactctaattctagagatcaaaagaagatatataatatatcttaatttagttattgacaaataaaaaagaaggaagacgggaagaaaaaagtcgagtagcagcagctgtagttgtgggtggagaagggaggcgactgagagaaggagaaagagggagagtatcataatgaaatattatatttagggtttctatttatcttctaaatcaatgggtagaatctaatacttgtaaatcggcggtagaaactaagtttaaaaattaatcggttttccaatggtttttggttcggttttagaggtcaaaccaaaccaaaaccaacaataTCGGTTTCCCAttttctacaccataaccaatccattagtaaatggttcggtttggtttcttcctaattggtctggtttggtccggttcagcggaaaaccgaaaccatgttcagccctaactACTACTTACTTGCATTAGTTCATTCATTGTCGTGACTTACTATATGTTCATGTTATCCAACTCAGGCCTAAAAGAAGGATGGTAGGATCCATGGGTCTCTCCACATATTAACCCCTTTTCCATCACCAACTAGCCACAACATCCTTTATATAAATCATCTCTAACTGATAATATAGCTTGCCAAGTACTCGATCCACCTGGAGATTTATTCACATCCCAAAGACTTCTGTTACGCATGTATTTGGATTGAAGCAGTTGTACTCAAGGAGCGTCAGTCTCAGTAAGTAATCTCTAACTCAGCTTCGCAACCATGGATCTATGTATGTGCTCGAGGGATCTTAACCCGAGACCACCGTATTCTTTGCTCCTTAGAAACCAATTCCGGTTAATCACACAAAACTTACCTTGTTTTCCAAACATCTCCTCCACGACGACTCAATAAATGTTATTAACATTTATCGTCGTTGTTTCCATCCAAATCAAGAAACACAATCAGAATATATCAAAGGAAATTAGAATTAAAAACTCAAGACTTATCATACATAAAACAAATCCAATTTAAACTTGAAGATTTCCCTTTTTTTTATAAGTTTTGTCTATAAATTTCAGTCTGATATTTTCTTATGCAAACTAATGATTAAAACTTTGTTTactatttttagatttttatttagtCTGCAGGAAGATTATTAGGTCAAACTTTGGTATAAAAGTCTCTAAACTTCGTGGTAGTGATAGACCTAATCACCTAAATCAAAAAAGATTTATCGTGAAAACAAGTGATTATATGAATATAAATGAACACACCATGTAATTAACTTTTGTggaatcaggaaaaaaaaaattaatttttttggttGATCTAGATCACAAAATCTCCCCGAAAGACGAACAATCTTAAACAAAGAATTagattatttttcaaaaaaaatattttataatgATCATCcgatcaaaaggtatgtggagacttgaactcatctgtcacttaaaagtctatctactctatctcctacttttgagacaaaagtcgtataagtatgatagttttcatacatacacatttattatttcgagccgagtttactcgcctaaatttttctcgaaatatgtgttggtaagattttgctttaaccattttcatctttacccgtgacgaaagtcatgatgacgtttcaatcttgaaaatagttttgattacgatagtcgattctttttgtctaacgactattataacattatagaagaatgtttcaatgattgaaatgtagagttgagataaccaactatggatataagcatatatagtgtgttctcacattagtgtataaatccgtgtgacggaaaccaagtgcgtgcatatgtgtgcatgcggtattggtgaaggagacaggttaggtacgcgtactgacggaagttttcataccgaaaatttttgttgtagtttgtgaagtttgcaaactgaaaaccagtcaccataggtacgcatacccgtacgcgtatccacggaagttttcgaaccgaaaatttctgttgagtttgtaaactcaaatccggtagctaaggtacgcatacccgtacgcgtacccgagctggttaattctcaaaacggtagtttcatgaacttaaacaataaattataaggaatgaaatctttgcaaaccgtggctatattgttcatgaattgattcaaatgaatcaaaccgattttgtttcaattgtgtctatgtataaagatctaagcaattgaacaactcttgaactagttcttatgagtcatttgaactagttatgagaaagatgaatacggttaatatgaaagtgctcatatggataaccattgattaactatttgtgaaccaacccaatgtacacgtttatgtacggttactcaaacctaaatgaatacatttcatttgtgtgtgagacaagctaagtttcaatctaacggttgaaacatattagcttggataagtcaggtttttcatctaacggtgaatattgaatgctttgttaccaagctgactaagtttgcaaaccatgatttaaaaattatataagggagacttctagcaactggaaaaactaattcccacatctcctgtgtgatactagttggttttgctagagtcgattctcctttaaccgtaggtttcttcttggaaacctgtcggttaacgacttaaagacttcattgggattgtgaagccagacgaaactacttctcatGTAGTTGagagatctgatcttgccattttctatcgtatgagttcaattgaaataattgacttgagattatatctctgataggccaagataaaaacaaatcacaaacatcttcgtctcatcgtttgtgattccacaatatctagtttcgctaccataatatttagattattgtgaggtgattcataatactagtttgttcttcgggaatataagtctggtttatcaattggttcatgttcaccttgatttatcaaaagatggaacaaaactcataggtttatctgtgggatacagatttatctatcatcgtagacttttctgtgtgatacagatttgtttatagaagtcttcgattttggttcgtagcaactcttggttgtgggtgagatcagctaagggaatcaagtgcgtagtatcctgctgggatcatagacgtaagaagcgcaactataccttgaatcagtgtgatattgattagggttcaactacagtccagaccaaagttagtttgtagtaagctagtgtctgtagcggcttaatacagtgtggtgttcaatctggactaggttcaggGGGTTATCTGCATCtgcgattttctcgttaacaaaatttctggtgtctgtgttatttttgttccgcgttatattttgttatataattgaaatatcacaggttgtgcgttgt
This DNA window, taken from Papaver somniferum cultivar HN1 chromosome 3, ASM357369v1, whole genome shotgun sequence, encodes the following:
- the LOC113356318 gene encoding aspartyl protease AED3-like; its protein translation is MALPITAFLLISFLLSATHAFESCKTSESSSDDLELSVLHMYGKCSPFSPPKHESWLDTVLKMAEKDPNRVNYLLTQKTVTAAPIASGQVLNIGNYIVRAKLGTPGQLMYMVMDTSNDAVWVPCSGCTGCSSTVFNSSVSTSFGSLDCKTTQCTQVRGLSCPTAESSPCQFNQTYGSVDSSFSATLSQDSLNLGGVGVLSNLSFGCINSVSGHSVPPQGLLGLGRGSMSLISQSQSGVFSYCLPSFKSYYFSGSLKLGPPGQPKNMRTTPLLRNPHRPSLYYVNLTGISVGKVLVPVAPGLLDFDTTTGAGTIIDSGTVITRFKAPLYTALRDEFRKQVGKDISSLGAFDTCFLATNEDQFPLITLHFTDMDLKLPTENTLIHSSSGSLACLAMAAASSNAYSVLNVIANLQQQNFRILFDLTNSRLGISREICN
- the LOC113356319 gene encoding universal stress protein PHOS34-like; this translates as MATGNLGCVLVTVDGSEESMNALKWAITNLKLRPSSTSSESQVQEEGFFLILHVQSPPNIITGLNPGSIPFGGPGNYEVPAFAQAVEAHQRRISDAIISHAIEICTEKGVKHKTQVVVGDPKQVICDVAENQHVDLLVMGCRPFGPIKRMFLGSVSNYCTNNAQCPVIVVKNFP